A genomic window from Acidobacteriota bacterium includes:
- the lpxK gene encoding tetraacyldisaccharide 4'-kinase: MSIGNIAMGGRGKTPTVAHVARLLVEAGERPSILSRGYARAQPQEGAVVVSDGRHLLADVARSGDEPLMLARELPGVAVVVCDVRAIAAALSADVLGATVHLLDDGFQHRAIARDADIVIVTPADLDGRRVPFGRLRSAVSSLARADAVVVDAAAADPVMARVRALAPSAALFALHRQIGAPAPLEPARADAFTAPGPIVALAGIAQPDRFMHMLRQAGWDVAETMAVGDHHRYDVRDLARLTRLVERAGAAGVLTTTKDLIRLLPLRPLPIPIAAVPLSVTIEPAEAFRAWLFARIASARA; this comes from the coding sequence GTGTCGATCGGCAACATCGCGATGGGCGGGCGCGGCAAGACGCCGACGGTGGCGCACGTGGCCCGACTGCTCGTCGAGGCCGGCGAACGGCCGTCCATCCTCAGCCGCGGCTACGCGCGCGCGCAGCCGCAGGAGGGCGCGGTCGTCGTGAGCGACGGCCGGCACCTGCTGGCCGACGTCGCGCGGAGCGGCGACGAGCCGTTGATGCTCGCGCGCGAGCTGCCGGGCGTCGCGGTCGTCGTCTGCGACGTGCGCGCGATCGCGGCGGCGCTCTCGGCCGACGTGCTCGGCGCCACCGTCCATCTGCTCGACGACGGATTCCAGCACCGGGCCATCGCGCGCGATGCCGACATCGTCATCGTCACGCCCGCGGATCTCGACGGCCGGCGAGTGCCGTTCGGCCGGTTGCGATCGGCCGTCTCCTCGCTCGCCCGCGCCGACGCCGTCGTCGTCGACGCGGCTGCCGCCGACCCGGTCATGGCTCGCGTTCGAGCGCTCGCGCCATCCGCCGCGCTGTTCGCCCTGCACCGTCAGATCGGCGCTCCGGCGCCGCTCGAGCCGGCGCGAGCGGACGCCTTCACCGCGCCTGGCCCCATCGTGGCGCTGGCCGGCATCGCTCAGCCCGACCGATTCATGCACATGCTGAGGCAGGCCGGGTGGGACGTCGCCGAGACGATGGCCGTCGGCGACCACCATCGGTACGACGTCCGCGACCTCGCTCGGCTCACTCGCCTGGTCGAGCGCGCGGGGGCGGCTGGCGTGCTGACGACCACCAAGGACCTCATCCGGCTGCTGCCGCTTCGGCCCCTGCCGATCCCAATCGCGGCGGTGCCGCTCAGCGTGACGATCGAGCCGGCGGAGGCGTTTCGCGCCTGGCTCTTCGCGCGCATCGCGAGTGCGCGGGCGTGA